A genomic window from Solanum dulcamara chromosome 11, daSolDulc1.2, whole genome shotgun sequence includes:
- the LOC129873847 gene encoding uncharacterized protein LOC129873847 codes for MGTTDSIYRRPASQFYSCMSPSCIPVHDEYSRINDCRRRGSGSCRRTWRKLLKKLVNEGKNVYGKKTLTFHYDAVSYSQNFDEGCNTDDYPPRHHQVFRINVHKWLRSATVNGRHTTL; via the exons ATGGGAACGACCGATTCAATTTACCGACGTCCGGCGTCCCAATTTTACAGCTGTATGTCGCCGTCGTGTATTCCGGTACACGACGAATACTCGCGCATAAATGACTGTCGCCGGCGAGGTAGCGGCAGCTGCCGGAGAACGTGGAGAAAGCTACTGAAGAAATTGGTGAATGAAGGGAAGAATGTGTACGGAAAGAAGACATTGACGTTTCATTATGATGCAGTTAGTTACTCGCAGAATTTCGATGAAGGATGTAACACTGATGATTATCCTCCACGTCATCACCAAGTTTTCAGAATTAATGTACACAA GTGGCTCCGCTCCGCCACTGTTAATGGACGGCACACAACACTCTGA